One genomic region from Nocardia vinacea encodes:
- a CDS encoding helix-turn-helix transcriptional regulator gives MSETPDRLSPENAASTLPRRQLGRYLRDWRTQSGLTIAEASRLMEWGASTLQRLEKGQADRIRTIDIQELCRIYGIPDELSDGLKGLAQQAAVKSWWHAYGDLIPENFDVYVGLEASAQKLTSYQSEIVLGLLQIADYARALNRLGYPDDSDAEIERRVQLRMQRQALITRKVAPATVNVILHESVLRRVVGGAKVMAAQLRHLADISTQPNISLRILPFAAGVPLGVSTGPFTVLEFGIDSKGQPVEPPVVYAEGFTGDLYLERHADVRRYDRAHECLQRCALDIQPSRHLLRQIAKEYVA, from the coding sequence GTGTCGGAAACCCCGGACCGGCTATCCCCTGAGAACGCCGCCTCCACTCTACCCAGACGCCAGCTCGGCAGGTATCTCCGGGACTGGCGCACCCAGTCGGGTCTCACCATCGCGGAGGCATCCCGGCTGATGGAGTGGGGCGCAAGCACGTTGCAGCGCTTGGAAAAAGGCCAGGCCGACCGCATCCGAACGATCGATATCCAAGAACTTTGTCGTATCTACGGCATACCGGACGAATTGTCCGATGGTCTGAAGGGCCTGGCCCAACAAGCCGCCGTCAAGAGTTGGTGGCATGCCTACGGCGATCTCATCCCCGAAAACTTCGACGTCTATGTCGGTTTGGAGGCATCGGCTCAGAAACTCACCTCCTACCAATCCGAAATCGTACTCGGCCTACTTCAGATTGCGGACTACGCCAGGGCGCTCAATCGTCTTGGCTACCCGGATGATTCGGACGCGGAGATCGAGCGCCGGGTCCAATTGCGTATGCAGCGGCAGGCTTTGATCACCCGCAAGGTCGCACCGGCGACGGTGAACGTGATCCTGCACGAGTCGGTTTTGCGCCGGGTAGTCGGTGGCGCCAAAGTGATGGCGGCGCAGCTACGTCATCTTGCCGATATCAGCACCCAACCCAATATCTCCCTGCGTATTCTGCCGTTCGCGGCCGGTGTTCCGCTCGGAGTGTCCACCGGACCGTTCACAGTTCTCGAATTCGGTATCGATAGCAAAGGCCAGCCGGTCGAGCCGCCGGTGGTGTACGCAGAGGGCTTCACGGGGGATCTCTACCTCGAAAGACATGCTGATGTACGGCGGTACGATCGTGCGCACGAGTGCCTCCAGCGCTGCGCGCTGGATATTCAACCCAGTAGACATCTGCTCCGGCAGATAGCGAAGGAGTATGTGGCATGA
- a CDS encoding DUF397 domain-containing protein, with translation MSMDLVGAQWFKSTRSGAGKDCVEVAFLAGSRVGVRDSKNPGGPALVFGTGAWDAFTAGVAGGEF, from the coding sequence ATGAGTATGGATTTGGTTGGCGCGCAATGGTTCAAGAGCACGCGCAGCGGTGCGGGCAAGGACTGCGTCGAGGTCGCCTTTCTCGCGGGCAGCCGGGTCGGCGTACGCGACAGCAAAAATCCCGGTGGACCTGCCCTCGTCTTCGGTACGGGCGCATGGGACGCTTTCACCGCAGGTGTTGCGGGCGGCGAGTTCTGA
- a CDS encoding DUF397 domain-containing protein: MSINEGAKVDLTGAVWRKAGEGAGKDSVEVALLDAGHVALRDGKDPDGPVLVFTPGEWSAFTAGVHDGEFDRPES; encoded by the coding sequence GTGAGCATCAATGAGGGCGCGAAAGTCGATTTGACCGGTGCGGTCTGGCGTAAAGCCGGCGAGGGCGCGGGTAAGGACAGCGTCGAGGTGGCGCTATTGGATGCCGGGCATGTGGCGCTGCGCGACGGTAAGGACCCGGACGGGCCGGTTCTGGTCTTCACTCCCGGTGAATGGTCCGCCTTCACAGCGGGTGTGCACGATGGTGAGTTCGACCGGCCCGAGTCGTAG
- a CDS encoding succinate dehydrogenase/fumarate reductase iron-sulfur subunit: protein MGYDAKFRVWRGDIDGGELHDFTVQVNEGEVVLDIIHRLQATQAPDLAVRWNCKAGKCGSCSAEVNGRPRLLCMTRMSTFQPDELITVTPMRTFPVIRDLVTDVSFNYQKAREIPSFTPPEDLKPGDYRMQQVDVERSQEFRKCIECFLCQDTCHVVRDHEENKESFAGPRFLMRIAELEMHPLDVADRRDLAQEEQGLGLCNITKCCTEVCPEHIKITDNALIPMKERVADKKYDPLVWLGNKLFRR from the coding sequence ATGGGTTACGACGCCAAATTCCGCGTGTGGCGCGGTGATATCGACGGCGGGGAACTGCACGACTTCACCGTCCAGGTGAACGAGGGCGAGGTGGTGCTCGACATCATCCACCGGCTGCAGGCCACCCAGGCGCCGGATCTCGCGGTGCGGTGGAATTGCAAAGCGGGCAAATGCGGTTCGTGTTCGGCCGAGGTGAACGGACGGCCGCGGCTGCTGTGCATGACCCGGATGTCGACCTTCCAGCCGGACGAGCTGATCACCGTCACGCCGATGCGCACCTTCCCGGTGATCCGCGATCTGGTGACCGATGTGTCGTTCAACTACCAGAAGGCAAGGGAGATACCGTCTTTCACGCCGCCGGAGGATCTGAAGCCGGGCGACTACCGGATGCAGCAGGTCGATGTGGAGCGTTCCCAGGAGTTCCGCAAGTGCATCGAATGTTTCCTGTGCCAGGACACTTGTCATGTGGTCCGCGACCACGAGGAGAACAAGGAGTCGTTCGCCGGTCCGCGCTTCCTGATGCGAATCGCCGAATTGGAGATGCATCCGCTCGATGTGGCCGATCGTCGCGATCTGGCTCAGGAAGAGCAGGGGCTCGGGCTCTGCAATATCACCAAATGCTGTACCGAGGTCTGCCCCGAGCACATCAAGATCACCGATAATGCTCTGATTCCGATGAAGGAGCGGGTGGCGGACAAGAAGTACGATCCGCTGGTCTGGTTGGGCAACAAGCTCTTCCGGCGCTGA